A stretch of Vulpes vulpes isolate BD-2025 chromosome 4, VulVul3, whole genome shotgun sequence DNA encodes these proteins:
- the SPINK9 gene encoding serine protease inhibitor Kazal-type 9 has translation MKATAFALLLTLALTTIFNVDCTSRPKQVDCSKFKKLPPGEERICYEIYAPICGSDGKTYENDCFFCSQVQKTDNKLKFVHFGKC, from the exons ATGAAAGCGACAGCCTTTGCCCTGCTCTTGACTCTGGCACTTACAACCATCTTCA ATGTAGACTGTACCTCACGCCCTAAACAG GTTGATTgcagtaaatttaaaaagttaccaccaggagaagagagaatttgTTATGAAATATATGCACCAATTTGTGGATCTGATGGCAAAACTTATGAAAATGATTGCTTCTTTTGTTCTCAAGTTCA AAAAACTGACAACAAACTTAAATTTGTACATTTTGGAAAGTGTTGA
- the SPINK7 gene encoding serine protease inhibitor Kazal-type 7, with protein MKVTGGLLLLCAATHFFSSSEAASLPLTTVDCSIYKKYPVVAIPCPITYLPVCGSDYITYGNECHLCIENLKSNGKVQFLHEGSC; from the exons ATGAAGGTCACTGGGGGGCTTCTTCTGCTCTGCGCAGCAACTCATTTCTTCAGCAGCTCAG AAGCTGCTAGTCTGCCTTTAACCACA GTGGACTGCAGTATTTACAAGAAGTACCCAGTGGTGGCCATCCCCTGCCCCATCACATACCTGCCTGTTTGTGGTTCTGACTACATTACCTATGGGAATGAATGTCACCTGTGCATTGAGAACTT GAAAAGTAATGGAAAAGTCCAGTTTCTTCATGAAGGAAGCTGTTAA